A window of Novosphingobium terrae contains these coding sequences:
- a CDS encoding GNAT family N-acetyltransferase, producing the protein MTAMRDELHIRDVAPADAAELADLLNAIIARGGTTALQDPFSAEDLAKTYLIGPHVHCCFVAVAAATGRIEGFQTLVRNPPLPDDIGDIATFARIDGTQRGVGSALFAATKARARALGLTAISATIRADNHGGLAFYGKQGFADYAVARAIPLKNGEAVDRITKRCLL; encoded by the coding sequence ATGACCGCTATGCGTGACGAGCTGCATATCCGCGATGTGGCCCCGGCTGATGCAGCCGAACTGGCTGATCTTCTCAATGCGATCATCGCGCGTGGCGGCACCACCGCATTGCAAGACCCGTTCAGCGCTGAAGATCTGGCCAAAACCTATCTGATCGGCCCGCATGTGCATTGCTGCTTCGTGGCCGTGGCTGCGGCAACGGGTCGGATCGAGGGCTTCCAGACGCTGGTGCGCAATCCGCCGCTGCCCGACGACATCGGTGATATCGCGACCTTTGCGCGCATCGATGGCACGCAGCGCGGGGTCGGCTCGGCCCTGTTTGCTGCAACGAAGGCGCGCGCCCGCGCTCTGGGGTTGACGGCGATCAGCGCCACCATCCGGGCGGACAATCACGGCGGGCTGGCCTTCTATGGCAAGCAGGGCTTTGCCGATTATGCCGTCGCCCGCGCCATCCCGCTCAAAAATGGCGAGGCGGTCGATCGGATCACCAAACGCTGCCTGTTGTAA
- a CDS encoding response regulator codes for MRSADHPAADSTPNFEEDLIEASEKLAAARSLDEVVAVLRQTARKVVGADGIAVIIREPGRCFYAVEDAMAPLWAGKRFDENSCISGWAMQNLQTVRIADTTEDPRIPQEAYTPTFVRSLVMVPIGSPRAVAALGAYWADMGHQPRHMVRRLESLARLAGIAIENARLLDQVKNDSRQRSLMVAAGRIGLWSFHIASGELDTSPMCRINFGRDPDQPFSYAELHAAIHPEDRARVEQALASSIATGGDYDIDYRLITPAGEMRWIGIRAQPAYSPEGTPLTLDGLSIDITERKKMEEALQTSAATLEHLVHARTQELVTAQEALRQAQKLDAMGKLTGGVAHDFNNLLAPIIGGLDLLQRRQVGGEREQRIISGALQSADRARTLVQRLLAFARRQPLSPEPVDLAALMAGMRELLLTTLGPQVALVYDVAPGLPLALADHNQVEMALLNLSVNARDAMPDGGLLKLSADARTVGAGHGEVRPGQYIVITVTDTGVGMDAETRERAIEPFYSTKGVGKGTGLGLSMAHGLASQLGGALTIRSAPGKGTVIGLWLPVSKALAAQPAASAPAQVSAMTGVALLVDDEPLVRMSTADMLTELGFEVIEASSGAEALECLRQEGKVDIVITDHLMPGMTGVELARAVARDWPGVPVMLVSGYSDARGIEAGLPLLEKPFRQADLAARLEAVLPQLSLPRPN; via the coding sequence TTGCGCAGTGCAGATCATCCGGCGGCCGACAGTACGCCCAATTTTGAAGAAGATCTGATCGAAGCGAGCGAAAAGCTCGCCGCCGCCAGATCGCTGGACGAGGTGGTCGCCGTGCTGAGGCAGACCGCCCGCAAGGTCGTCGGCGCCGATGGCATCGCCGTCATCATCCGCGAGCCGGGCCGCTGCTTCTACGCTGTCGAGGATGCGATGGCCCCGCTCTGGGCGGGCAAGCGTTTTGATGAAAACAGCTGCATCTCCGGCTGGGCGATGCAGAACCTGCAGACCGTCCGCATCGCCGATACCACCGAAGATCCGCGCATCCCGCAGGAAGCCTATACGCCCACCTTCGTGCGCAGTCTGGTGATGGTGCCCATCGGCTCCCCGCGCGCCGTGGCGGCGCTGGGCGCCTATTGGGCGGATATGGGCCATCAGCCGCGGCATATGGTGCGCCGTCTGGAAAGTCTGGCCCGTCTGGCCGGGATCGCCATCGAGAATGCACGCCTGCTCGATCAGGTGAAGAATGACAGTCGCCAGCGCAGCCTGATGGTGGCGGCGGGGCGCATCGGCCTGTGGTCCTTCCATATCGCCTCGGGCGAGCTGGACACCTCGCCCATGTGCCGCATCAATTTCGGGCGCGATCCCGATCAGCCCTTCAGCTATGCCGAGCTGCACGCCGCCATCCATCCGGAGGACCGGGCGCGGGTGGAGCAGGCGCTGGCCAGCAGCATCGCCACCGGCGGCGATTACGATATCGACTATCGCCTGATCACCCCTGCGGGCGAGATGCGCTGGATCGGCATCCGCGCCCAGCCTGCCTACAGCCCCGAGGGCACGCCGCTGACGCTCGATGGCCTCTCCATCGACATCACCGAGCGCAAGAAGATGGAAGAGGCGCTCCAGACCTCAGCGGCGACGCTGGAACATCTGGTGCATGCCCGCACGCAGGAGCTTGTCACCGCACAGGAAGCCCTGCGTCAGGCCCAGAAGCTGGACGCCATGGGCAAGCTTACCGGCGGCGTGGCGCATGATTTCAACAATCTGCTGGCCCCCATCATTGGCGGGCTGGATCTGTTGCAACGCCGGCAGGTCGGTGGCGAGCGCGAACAGCGCATCATCTCCGGTGCCCTGCAATCCGCCGACCGCGCCCGCACGCTGGTGCAGCGCCTGCTGGCCTTTGCGCGGCGCCAGCCGCTTAGCCCCGAGCCGGTGGATCTTGCCGCGCTGATGGCGGGCATGCGTGAGCTGCTGCTCACCACGCTGGGGCCTCAGGTGGCGCTGGTCTATGATGTGGCGCCGGGGTTGCCGTTGGCTCTGGCCGATCACAATCAGGTCGAGATGGCGCTGCTCAACCTTTCGGTCAATGCGCGCGATGCCATGCCGGACGGGGGCCTGCTCAAACTGTCCGCCGATGCGCGGACGGTGGGTGCCGGCCATGGCGAGGTCAGGCCGGGGCAGTATATCGTCATCACCGTCACCGATACGGGCGTGGGCATGGATGCCGAAACCCGTGAGCGGGCCATCGAGCCTTTCTATTCCACCAAGGGCGTGGGCAAGGGCACCGGGCTGGGCCTGTCGATGGCGCATGGCCTGGCGTCGCAGCTGGGCGGCGCGCTGACAATCCGCAGCGCGCCCGGCAAGGGCACGGTGATCGGCCTGTGGCTGCCGGTCAGCAAGGCTTTGGCCGCGCAGCCTGCTGCCTCCGCGCCTGCGCAAGTGTCGGCGATGACCGGTGTGGCGCTGCTGGTGGATGATGAACCGCTGGTGCGCATGAGCACCGCCGATATGCTCACCGAACTGGGCTTCGAGGTGATCGAGGCCTCCTCGGGCGCCGAGGCGCTGGAGTGTCTGAGGCAGGAGGGCAAGGTCGACATCGTCATCACCGATCACCTGATGCCGGGCATGACCGGTGTGGAGCTGGCACGCGCCGTTGCGCGGGACTGGCCGGGAGTACCGGTGATGCTGGTCTCGGGCTATTCCGACGCGCGCGGCATCGAGGCCGGTCTGCCGTTGCTGGAAAAGCCCTTCCGTCAGGCCGATCTGGCGGCGCGGCTGGAGGCGGTGTTGCCTCAGCTGTCGCTGCCCCGCCCGAACTGA
- a CDS encoding ExbD/TolR family protein, translating into MKREIAFLLSLALCASGCHTKATIYGKGCGARPAGWITPRQGHSIWNGVDTVTVAANGALTFNGANISKNSLRSNLKLARGLEPAVIIHAKFDPEVNCERVLEIRQMMSQMLDCQHGQCAEGEGHWWLIGDVGRNPQPYDPEATPKSAETP; encoded by the coding sequence ATGAAGCGCGAGATAGCCTTTTTGTTGAGCCTAGCGTTATGTGCGAGTGGCTGCCACACGAAGGCAACCATTTATGGTAAAGGATGTGGAGCTCGTCCCGCAGGTTGGATCACACCTCGCCAAGGGCACAGCATCTGGAATGGCGTTGACACGGTAACCGTTGCTGCGAACGGCGCGTTGACATTCAACGGTGCCAATATCTCAAAAAATAGCCTTCGATCAAATTTGAAGCTGGCCCGAGGCTTAGAACCGGCGGTCATCATACACGCAAAATTTGATCCGGAGGTGAATTGCGAGAGGGTCTTAGAGATTCGACAAATGATGTCTCAAATGCTTGATTGCCAACACGGCCAGTGCGCCGAGGGGGAAGGTCATTGGTGGTTAATCGGTGATGTTGGCAGAAATCCGCAGCCCTATGATCCTGAGGCTACGCCCAAGTCGGCGGAAACGCCTTGA
- the htpG gene encoding molecular chaperone HtpG yields MTTPSDQTITPQTHAFEADVSKLLHMMVHSVYSDKDVFLRELISNAADACEKLRYEAIATPALLGDDPQLQITITLDADQRQLTIADNGIGMSAADLAETLGTIARSGTKAFMDSIAAAKGSENASGETQLIGQFGVGFYSAFMVAEKVDVISRRAGEETAAVWSSDGLGTYTIAPVALDEAPQRGTRIVLHLLEEAKDYAERHRIEQMVRAQSGHVPVPIVLKDKPDAEATQLADGTALWTRPKSEISKEEYTDFYRSVAGQWDEPALTLHYRAEGRYEYSVLAFVPESKPFDLFDPDRKGRMKLYVRRVFITDEAELLPRYLRFVRGLVDSADLPLNMSREMIQDSPILTTIRKGLTGKVLGELEKTARDDAEAYGKLWETFGAVLKEGLYEDFERREPLLRLARFKTTTSGGAWRSLEDYVAGMKENQTAIYYATGSDLDRIAASPQLEGFRARGVEVLLLPDQVDSFWARGMDLDGKPFTSVTQGAADLSLIPLPEGKEAPKAEASDAVSSFLGFVKETLGEKVSDVRLSDRLTDSAVCLVASDSGLDRQLEKLLANAGQTPAGAKPVLEINPGHAQIARLAALPEDDVLRADAAHLLLDEARIVDGEQPLDPRAFADRLGRLIQRATA; encoded by the coding sequence ATGACGACGCCTTCGGACCAGACCATTACGCCACAGACCCATGCTTTCGAGGCCGATGTCTCGAAGCTGCTGCATATGATGGTTCATTCCGTCTATTCCGACAAAGACGTCTTCCTGCGCGAGCTGATCTCCAACGCCGCCGACGCCTGTGAAAAGCTGCGCTATGAGGCGATTGCCACGCCCGCCCTGCTGGGTGATGACCCGCAGCTGCAGATCACCATCACGCTGGATGCCGATCAGCGCCAGCTGACCATCGCGGACAATGGCATCGGCATGAGCGCGGCTGATCTGGCCGAAACGCTGGGCACCATCGCGCGTTCGGGCACCAAGGCCTTTATGGACAGCATTGCCGCCGCCAAGGGCAGCGAAAATGCCAGCGGGGAGACCCAGCTGATCGGCCAGTTCGGCGTGGGCTTCTATTCGGCCTTTATGGTGGCCGAAAAGGTCGATGTGATCTCGCGCCGGGCTGGCGAGGAGACCGCCGCCGTGTGGTCCTCCGATGGTCTGGGCACCTACACCATTGCGCCGGTTGCGCTGGATGAAGCCCCGCAGCGCGGCACCCGCATCGTGCTGCACCTGCTGGAAGAGGCCAAGGATTACGCCGAGCGCCACCGCATCGAGCAGATGGTGCGCGCCCAGTCCGGCCATGTTCCCGTGCCCATCGTGCTGAAGGACAAGCCTGATGCCGAAGCCACCCAGCTGGCCGACGGCACCGCGCTCTGGACCCGCCCCAAGAGCGAGATCAGCAAGGAAGAGTACACCGATTTCTACCGCAGCGTGGCCGGGCAGTGGGACGAACCCGCCCTCACCCTGCATTACCGCGCCGAGGGGCGTTACGAATATTCGGTGCTGGCCTTCGTGCCGGAGAGCAAGCCCTTCGACCTGTTCGACCCCGACCGCAAGGGGCGGATGAAGCTCTATGTCCGCCGCGTCTTCATCACCGATGAGGCTGAGCTTCTGCCGCGTTATCTGCGCTTTGTGCGCGGTCTGGTCGACAGCGCCGATCTGCCGCTCAACATGTCGCGCGAGATGATCCAGGACAGCCCGATCCTCACCACCATCCGCAAGGGCCTGACCGGCAAGGTGCTGGGCGAGCTGGAAAAGACCGCCCGCGACGACGCCGAAGCCTATGGCAAGCTGTGGGAGACCTTCGGCGCGGTGCTGAAGGAAGGCCTCTATGAGGACTTCGAACGGCGCGAGCCGCTGCTGCGTCTGGCCCGTTTCAAGACCACGACCTCAGGCGGCGCATGGCGCTCGCTGGAGGACTATGTCGCGGGGATGAAGGAAAACCAGACCGCGATCTATTACGCCACCGGCAGCGATCTGGACCGCATCGCCGCATCGCCCCAGCTGGAAGGCTTCCGCGCGCGGGGCGTCGAGGTTCTGCTGCTGCCCGATCAGGTCGACAGCTTCTGGGCGCGCGGCATGGATCTGGACGGCAAGCCCTTCACCTCGGTGACGCAGGGCGCGGCGGATCTCAGCCTGATCCCGCTGCCCGAAGGCAAAGAAGCCCCCAAGGCCGAGGCCAGCGATGCGGTCAGCAGCTTCCTCGGCTTCGTGAAGGAGACTTTGGGCGAAAAGGTCTCGGATGTGCGCCTGTCGGATCGCTTGACGGACAGCGCTGTGTGTCTGGTGGCGTCGGACAGCGGGCTTGACCGCCAGCTGGAAAAGCTGCTGGCCAATGCCGGACAGACGCCCGCCGGCGCCAAGCCCGTGCTGGAAATCAACCCCGGCCATGCCCAGATCGCCCGCCTCGCCGCTCTGCCCGAGGACGATGTGCTGCGTGCGGATGCAGCCCATCTGCTACTCGATGAAGCGCGCATCGTCGATGGCGAGCAGCCGCTTGACCCGCGCGCCTTCGCCGACCGGCTGGGCCGCCTGATCCAGCGCGCCACGGCCTGA
- a CDS encoding GNAT family N-acetyltransferase has product MIRTDAIALGPILPIDLPALCLWDDDPAITRLNRPYLPQNLQRQSDFWLNAGNDRERVFFAIRKRPSPDIIGHVQIMEIEAIHRSASLGILIGKVEDRGQGYGRQAMQLAIDYCWRHLNLRRLSLRVHAENEAAIALYIQLGFAIEGVLRQAEFIDGDWKDITLMALLRPEA; this is encoded by the coding sequence ATGATCCGTACTGACGCCATCGCTCTGGGGCCGATCCTGCCGATCGATCTGCCCGCCCTGTGCCTGTGGGACGACGATCCCGCGATCACCCGCCTCAACCGCCCCTATCTGCCGCAGAACCTGCAGCGCCAGAGCGATTTCTGGCTCAATGCGGGCAATGATCGCGAGCGCGTCTTTTTCGCCATCCGCAAGCGCCCCAGCCCCGACATCATTGGCCATGTGCAGATCATGGAGATCGAGGCGATCCACCGCTCGGCCTCGCTGGGCATTCTGATCGGCAAGGTGGAGGATCGCGGGCAAGGCTATGGCCGTCAGGCCATGCAGCTGGCGATCGATTATTGCTGGCGGCACCTCAATCTGCGACGGCTTTCGCTGCGCGTGCATGCCGAGAATGAGGCGGCCATCGCGCTCTACATCCAGTTGGGCTTCGCCATCGAGGGCGTGCTGCGGCAGGCCGAATTCATCGATGGCGACTGGAAGGATATCACGCTGATGGCTCTGCTTCGCCCGGAGGCGTGA
- a CDS encoding DUF1993 domain-containing protein — protein sequence MPDLYAMTVPTFIRAFKNLDHVLAKAADSGIAEEELFNARLIADMLPLAKQVQIASDTARFAAVRVGQAEPSAMADEEASIAQLRERIAKTIAYLEAVDPAGFAGRETAQVVLKLPQGEVPFTGQSYVTDFALPNFFFHVTMAYALMRMKGVPLGKMDFLAGGQPVA from the coding sequence ATGCCCGATCTTTATGCCATGACCGTTCCCACCTTTATCCGCGCTTTCAAGAACCTTGACCATGTGCTGGCCAAGGCTGCCGACAGCGGCATCGCGGAAGAGGAGCTTTTCAACGCGCGGCTGATCGCGGACATGCTGCCGCTGGCCAAGCAGGTGCAGATCGCTTCGGACACCGCCCGCTTCGCTGCCGTGCGCGTCGGTCAGGCAGAGCCCTCGGCCATGGCGGATGAAGAGGCCAGCATCGCCCAGCTGCGTGAGCGTATCGCCAAGACCATCGCCTATCTCGAAGCCGTCGATCCCGCCGGTTTCGCGGGCCGCGAAACGGCGCAGGTGGTGCTCAAGCTGCCTCAGGGCGAGGTGCCCTTCACCGGCCAGAGCTATGTCACCGATTTCGCCCTGCCCAACTTCTTCTTCCACGTCACCATGGCCTATGCGCTGATGCGCATGAAAGGCGTGCCGCTGGGCAAGATGGACTTTCTGGCCGGCGGCCAGCCCGTCGCCTGA
- a CDS encoding 3'-5' exonuclease: MNAPVATLDHAATLLDAHPDFRVLRRLQPVDWLHKGPAQGEMRVGVAVDVETTGLDHDNDRIIELAIQRFRFDALGRVTQLGKARVWREDPGMPLDPRITKLTGLMDQDLTGQTIDETAAADLLASADIIIAHNAAFDRPFIDRRLPAISGKPWACSMAELDWLELGFDGRALGHLVSQCGWFYEGHRAENDILALIYLLAHTAPDGATIMARLMEASQRPTYRINAVEAPFEAKDALKAKAYRWDAAMRFWWKTIPEEELEAERNWLDQNVYIGRGSPAIFPQTACERYTR; this comes from the coding sequence ATGAACGCACCTGTCGCAACCCTCGATCATGCCGCCACCCTGCTCGACGCCCATCCGGACTTCCGGGTGCTGCGCCGCCTGCAACCCGTGGACTGGCTGCACAAAGGCCCGGCGCAAGGCGAGATGCGTGTCGGCGTGGCCGTCGATGTCGAGACGACCGGGCTCGATCATGACAACGACAGGATCATCGAACTGGCCATCCAGCGCTTTCGCTTCGATGCGCTGGGCCGCGTGACCCAGCTTGGCAAGGCGCGGGTCTGGCGCGAGGACCCGGGCATGCCGCTCGACCCACGCATCACCAAACTCACCGGACTGATGGATCAGGACCTCACCGGCCAGACCATCGATGAAACAGCCGCCGCCGATCTCCTCGCCTCGGCGGACATCATCATCGCCCATAACGCCGCTTTCGACCGGCCCTTTATCGACCGCCGCCTGCCCGCCATCAGCGGCAAACCATGGGCCTGCTCGATGGCCGAGCTGGACTGGCTGGAATTGGGCTTCGACGGGCGCGCGCTGGGCCATCTCGTCTCGCAATGTGGCTGGTTTTACGAGGGGCACCGTGCCGAGAACGATATTCTCGCGCTGATCTATCTGCTGGCCCATACCGCTCCGGATGGCGCAACCATCATGGCCCGCCTGATGGAAGCCTCGCAGCGCCCGACCTATCGCATCAATGCTGTCGAAGCCCCCTTCGAGGCCAAGGATGCCCTGAAAGCCAAGGCCTATCGCTGGGACGCCGCGATGCGCTTCTGGTGGAAGACCATCCCCGAGGAAGAGCTGGAGGCCGAACGCAATTGGCTGGACCAGAACGTCTATATCGGGCGCGGCTCCCCGGCCATCTTCCCGCAAACCGCATGCGAGCGTTACACCCGGTAA
- a CDS encoding MBL fold metallo-hydrolase encodes MKRFLTSLALLACAPGVAHAQTAPGGLEIVALGVRGGIVDGDLTSFLIHPTGDPRALTCDAGTLGQGLLVAQKRGTLSGESAGRALGQDIKAYLVTHAHLDHVAGLLIAATDYPGKTVYALPSTNAVLSGDYLNWRAWPNFADRGPAPRLGSLHLRDMAPGVAEAVEGTAMRATAYPLEHGGVTSTAFLIEAGQTAALCLGDHGPDSPGHDELHSLWQAAAPLLREGRLKAIITEASYPDPREDKQLFGHMTPSRLIASLRDLAALAGGPEALRGVTVIVDHIKYLPGEEEATRRLITRQLAQASDLPVRFILPRQGDRFVVRP; translated from the coding sequence ATGAAACGGTTTTTGACATCGCTGGCGCTGCTGGCCTGTGCACCCGGTGTGGCCCATGCGCAGACGGCGCCTGGGGGGCTTGAGATTGTGGCGCTGGGCGTGCGGGGAGGGATCGTCGATGGCGATCTGACCAGCTTTCTGATCCATCCCACCGGCGATCCGCGCGCTCTGACCTGTGACGCTGGAACGCTGGGGCAGGGCCTGCTGGTGGCGCAAAAGCGCGGCACGCTGAGCGGCGAAAGTGCGGGCAGGGCGCTAGGGCAGGATATCAAGGCCTATCTGGTCACCCATGCCCATCTCGATCATGTGGCCGGCCTGCTGATCGCCGCGACAGATTATCCCGGCAAGACAGTCTATGCCTTGCCCTCGACCAATGCGGTGCTGAGCGGGGACTATCTCAACTGGCGGGCATGGCCCAATTTCGCCGATCGTGGGCCCGCGCCCCGGCTGGGCAGTCTGCACCTGCGGGATATGGCGCCCGGCGTGGCCGAAGCGGTGGAGGGCACCGCGATGCGCGCCACCGCCTACCCGCTGGAGCATGGCGGCGTGACCTCCACGGCGTTTCTGATCGAGGCCGGGCAAACGGCTGCGCTCTGTCTTGGCGATCATGGGCCGGACAGTCCCGGCCATGATGAACTGCACAGCCTGTGGCAGGCCGCCGCGCCGCTGCTGCGCGAAGGTCGGTTGAAGGCGATCATCACCGAGGCCTCCTACCCCGATCCGCGCGAGGACAAGCAGCTTTTCGGCCATATGACGCCCTCGCGCCTGATCGCTTCTTTGCGCGATCTGGCGGCGCTGGCGGGCGGGCCTGAAGCGCTGCGGGGGGTGACCGTGATCGTCGATCACATCAAATATCTGCCGGGCGAGGAAGAGGCCACGCGCCGTCTGATCACACGCCAACTGGCGCAGGCCAGCGACCTGCCGGTGCGTTTCATTCTGCCTCGGCAGGGTGATCGCTTCGTGGTGAGGCCTTAG
- a CDS encoding purine-nucleoside phosphorylase, which yields MRLISSLLATVAMLSAAPVLAAPARTPTPARIPIKVAILTTYEHGQDKGDAPGEFQAFAERMTWSKHIHVPGVEHDVLISPDGVMGVVTGMRGRPRETLAAIISDPRFDVSHTYWVVAGIAGVDPKAAPVGAAAWSHWVVDGDPVFEMDDREISADWPYGIYALGTHHPDQKPMGGAVHSVGLQAGSSGMVWQLDSGLVDWAYGLTKGVTLADNPGLAKARAAYAGNGGVQTPPAVMLGDTLGTVRFWHGMKRTDWARNWVKTWTDGQGHFVMSACEDQGILDVLSLYGADHKVDARRVLVLRGGSNYTEEPAGQSQVLNDFTPGGALAAYESIYRTATPVVKALVSGWGRYRDTLPVATKP from the coding sequence ATGCGCCTTATCTCGTCCCTGTTGGCGACTGTCGCCATGCTGAGCGCCGCTCCGGTGCTGGCCGCGCCCGCGCGCACGCCCACTCCGGCCCGCATTCCGATCAAGGTGGCGATCCTCACCACCTATGAGCACGGGCAGGACAAGGGCGATGCCCCCGGCGAGTTCCAGGCCTTTGCCGAGCGCATGACATGGAGCAAGCATATCCATGTCCCCGGCGTGGAACATGATGTGCTGATCTCGCCCGATGGGGTGATGGGCGTGGTGACCGGCATGCGCGGCCGCCCGCGCGAGACGCTGGCCGCGATCATCAGCGATCCGCGCTTCGATGTGTCACACACCTATTGGGTAGTGGCGGGGATTGCCGGTGTCGATCCCAAGGCGGCACCGGTGGGCGCGGCGGCATGGTCACATTGGGTGGTCGATGGCGATCCCGTCTTCGAGATGGATGACCGCGAGATCTCCGCTGACTGGCCCTATGGCATCTATGCGCTGGGCACGCATCATCCGGACCAGAAGCCGATGGGCGGCGCGGTGCACAGCGTGGGCCTGCAGGCCGGTTCCAGCGGCATGGTCTGGCAGCTGGACAGCGGGCTGGTGGATTGGGCCTATGGCCTCACCAAGGGCGTGACGCTGGCGGACAATCCGGGGCTGGCCAAGGCGCGCGCCGCCTACGCCGGAAATGGCGGCGTGCAGACGCCCCCTGCCGTGATGCTGGGCGACACGCTGGGCACGGTGCGGTTCTGGCATGGCATGAAGCGCACCGATTGGGCGCGCAACTGGGTGAAGACCTGGACCGATGGCCAGGGTCATTTCGTGATGAGCGCCTGCGAGGATCAGGGTATTCTCGATGTGCTCTCCCTTTATGGGGCGGATCACAAGGTGGATGCGCGCCGCGTGCTGGTGCTGCGCGGCGGCAGCAATTACACCGAGGAACCTGCTGGCCAGTCTCAGGTGCTGAATGATTTCACGCCGGGCGGCGCGCTGGCCGCCTATGAGTCGATCTATCGCACTGCGACGCCGGTGGTGAAGGCGCTGGTCTCGGGCTGGGGCCGCTATCGCGACACGCTGCCGGTTGCGACCAAGCCCTAA